Genomic window (Pradoshia sp. D12):
TTCTTGAACCTTGTTATTTTTTCTGGCTTCAGTCATTTGTTTCCATACAGACCCAAGGGCTTCATCACCATTTTTAATACGCTCACTGGCCATCTTCGCCTGCAGAGCCACTTCAAATTCTTCATCATTTTCCGCTTTTCGAAGCGCTGGCAAAGCATTTTCCCCACCAACCTCATACAAGTACATGGCCGCTCTCCAGCGTACTAGCTTACTTTTATCAGCTAAAGCTTCAATCATAGCCTGTTCAGCTTCCGGGAAGCCTAAATCAGACAAGCAGTCTCCCGCTGTTCTTCTGACCGTTACACTCTTATCTTTTAGTCCCTTATATAAATATGGCAAAACAATCGTGTCTTCAATCATTCCTAAATAGACCACAGCAAGCCTTCTGATAGATGCTTTTTCATCCTCCAATGCCTTATTGAGGAGTGGCAGATCCAAAACTTCCGGATCCTCCATCTGATCCAATGCTTGAAATCTGGCCTTCCAGTCTTCCTGATCCAAATCAGCTTCCGTAAGCTTTCTTCTTTTCACCTTAACGGGTTCGGACTTCTTGGTGGTGGTGTCTTGAGCGTCTGCAACAAGCTTCGCTAACCGTTCTTCTGGATATAAGGCGATGACTTCATCCATCACCTCTTTCCCAATCTGCTCAAGCTCCCCGTAACGATTGCCAAAATCAATCCATTTTCGGATCAACACAGCATTATCATCCTCAAGCTGAGATACTTGGAAAGCATCCATAAATGCTTTCGGCATAGCCCATCGTTTTTCTTCCAGGTCACTATTTGCTTTAATCTGGATAGGTATCCCTTTAAAAACTTGAATTTGGACCTTCACCTCTCCAAATCCTTTGCCTGTATCAACTGGATTAGCTCCAGTTTCTTCAACTGTCTCACCGAAAACGGTTCGAACCTGTGCCAATATACCAGGCCAATCATATTTAGCATTTCTTTCAACGGCCAGGAAGTCTGCTACATGGTATACACCTTTAACACCTTCAATATGTAAAATTTCTTTTATAAATGAAGGTGCGGTATCAATCGTATCCTTTTTATAATTCGTACTTTTACCAGCCGGCAATTCTTCATTTAAGATAACCTTCATCGTATTCGGGCTCGGTGTAGGCTCAATTGAGACAATCCTCATCATAAAATCCCCCTGATCTATTTATCTAGGGGGATTGTAGCATATCTATCAAAATATTTACATACTTACGATTTAGCCTTCTTGTATTTCT
Coding sequences:
- a CDS encoding conserved virulence factor C family protein, which translates into the protein MRIVSIEPTPSPNTMKVILNEELPAGKSTNYKKDTIDTAPSFIKEILHIEGVKGVYHVADFLAVERNAKYDWPGILAQVRTVFGETVEETGANPVDTGKGFGEVKVQIQVFKGIPIQIKANSDLEEKRWAMPKAFMDAFQVSQLEDDNAVLIRKWIDFGNRYGELEQIGKEVMDEVIALYPEERLAKLVADAQDTTTKKSEPVKVKRRKLTEADLDQEDWKARFQALDQMEDPEVLDLPLLNKALEDEKASIRRLAVVYLGMIEDTIVLPYLYKGLKDKSVTVRRTAGDCLSDLGFPEAEQAMIEALADKSKLVRWRAAMYLYEVGGENALPALRKAENDEEFEVALQAKMASERIKNGDEALGSVWKQMTEARKNNKVQE